In Populus nigra chromosome 10, ddPopNigr1.1, whole genome shotgun sequence, the following proteins share a genomic window:
- the LOC133704904 gene encoding uncharacterized protein LOC133704904, which yields MSKHTARGWLTPSSYSTLQPTLSKTNIPIFNSTAATISTIKAVKLSTQEIPTARCRARRRSVRYEDEDEDDRKEEYGHNLEIAMLEFYSQSAIGEALLVHAIVDEQEVEVLIFKGFSSCLSYGTSPDPSRSVLPARAVIKSIDRIKGPFNPSNIEYLEKDLTWEAFKSRLSPK from the exons ATGTCGAAGCACACAGCAAGGGGGTGGCTTACGCCATCCTCTTACTCCACGTTACAACCTACTCTATCAAAGACAAACATTCCAATCTTCAACAGTACTGCCGCTACTATCTCCACCATTAAAGCTGTAAAACTGAGCACCCAAGAAATTCCAACCGCTCGTTGCAGAGCGAGGAGAAGATCAGTGAGATACGAGGATGAAGACGAGGATGATAGAAAAGAAGAATATGGACATAATCTGGAGATTGCAATGTTGGAATTTTACAGCCAGTCAGCAATAGGCGAAGCCCTTCTTGTGCATGCGATTGTAGATGAACAGGAAGTGGAGGTGCTCATCTTTAAG GGATTCTCTTCATGCCTTAGCTACGGGACTTCACCAGATCCATCAAGAAGTGTTCTTCCAGCAAGGGCAGTGATAAAATCCATAGACAGAATCAAAGGTCCTTTCAACCCCTCTAATATAGAGTATCTAGAGAAGGACCTAACATGGGAAGCCTTCAAGAGCCGTCTTTCTCCTAAATGA
- the LOC133705255 gene encoding glutathione S-transferase U10-like: MEETDRVTLHGMWASSYSKRVEMALKIKGMPYEDVEEDLRNKSPLLLQPGKIHQGFGPLILIKEPKSAFWVSFIQQQLFESTGKVILSDEEAQEKAVEEVQEKMKVLEEGIKEFSAEDIRTSDGKKLGFMDVLVSTTFSTYKVLEPEKNPLIYTRVTNLHELPVGQELLPRHDKLVAILQACTIDHPWRLWIPAEFQQATNWSPGLGLLSWANHFYALQMKGYLRSRSILCYEDDYGYRDIKHSVSS; this comes from the exons ATGGAGGAGACAGATAGAGTAACACTACATGGAATGTGGGCTAGTAGTTACTCTAAGAGGGTGGAAATGGCTCTCAAAATTAAAGGCATGCCTTATGAGGACGTGGAAGAGGATTTAAGGAACAAGAGTCCATTGCTCCTTCA GCCTGGGAAAATACATCAAGGCTTCGGCCCGTTGATCCTTATCAAGGAGCCGAAGTCCGCTTTCTGGGTTAGTTTTATCCAACAACAG CTATTTGAGTCCACGGGTAAGGTTATCTTGAGCGATGAAGAAGCACAAGAAAAGGCAGTAGAGGAAGTGCAGGAGAAAATGAAAGTATTGGAGGAGGGCATTAAGGAATTCTCTGCAGAGGACATTCGGACCAGTGATGGGAAAAAACTGGGATTCATGGACGTTCTGGTGAGTACAACATTTAGCACCTACAAAGTTCTTGAGCCAGAAAAGAATCCTCTGATATACACACGGGTGACAAATTTGCATGAGCTTCCTGTGGGGCAAGAGTTGCTTCCTCGTCACGACAAGCTAGTTGCAATTCTGCAGG CTTGTACTATTGATCATCCATGGCGGTTGTGGATTCCAGCAGAATTCCAGCAGGCAACGAATTGGAGTCCAGGCCTGGGGCTTTTATCATGGGCAAACCATTTCTATGCATTGCAAATGAAGGGTTACCTAAGAAGCAGATCAATTCT GTGCTATGAAGATGATTATGGATACAGAGACATTAAACATTCAGTTAGCTCATGA
- the LOC133704311 gene encoding adagio protein 3-like — MSKPQEEKYEEGEEFQSSGKRLKCAKSFKEKGKEEEEEEEEEEEELEREVSLMEDTRGGLFFYPTNPTSFVVSDALELDFPIIYVNKVFQNFTGYQAHEVLGHNCRFLQYRDPHAQRRHPLVDPVVVSEIRRCLEEGVEFQGELLNFRKDGTPLVNRLRLVPIHDDDGAITHIIGIQVFSEAKIDLNHVSYPVFKETCNQLSDQSANYSLPRGQSTFTGHPEICGILQLSDEVLAHNILSRLTPRDVASIGSVCRRIRQLTKNEHVRKMVCQNAWGREVTGALELMTKKLGWGRLARELTTLEAVCWRKLTVGGAVEPSRCNFSACAVGNRLVLFGGEGVNMQPMDDTFVLNLDAANPEWQRFSVKSSPPGRWGHTLSCLKGSWLVVFGGCGRQGLLNDVFVLDLDAKQPTWKEVSGGTPPLPRSWHSSCTIEGSKLVVSGGCTDAGVLLSDTYMLDLTTDKPMWREIPTSWAPPSRLGHSLSVYDRTKILMFGGLANSGHLRLRSGEAYTIDLEDEEPQWRQLECSALTGIGNHSSVVPPPRLDHVAVSMPCGRIIIFGGSIAGLHSPSQLFLLDPAEEKPSWRILNVPGQPPKFAWGHSTCVVGGTRVLVLGGHTGEEWILNELHELCLASRQDSEP; from the exons ATGTCAAAACCTCAAGAAGAAAAGTACGAGGAAGGAGAAGAGTTTCAAAGCTCTGGTAAAAGGCTGAAATGCGCCAAATCCTTCAAAGAAAAAGGgaaggaggaagaggaggaagaagaggaggaggaggaggaattgGAAAGAGAGGTTTCATTAATGGAGGACACAAGAGGAGGGTTGTTTTTCTACCCAACGAATCCCACATCTTTTGTAGTTTCGGATGCTTTAGAGCTTGATTTTCCTATCATTTACGTCAACAAGGTCTTCCAGAACTTCACTGGCTATCAAGCTCACGAGGTCCTCGGTCATAActg TCGGTTCTTACAATACAGGGATCCTCATGCTCAAAGAAGGCATCCTTTAGTAGATCCTGTTGTTGTTTCTGAAATCAGAAGATGTCTTGAGGAAGGGGTGGAATTCCAAGGTGAACTTCTAAACTTTAGGAAGGATGGTACTCCATTGGTGAACAGGCTCAGACTTGTACCTATACATGACGATGACGGAGCTATCACACACATAATTGGTATTCAGGTATTTTCAGAAGCCAAAATAGATCTGAACCATGTATCATATCCAGTCTTCAAAGAGACTTGCAATCAGCTGTCTGATCAATCGGCTAATTATTCTCTTCCGCGTGGACAATCAACATTCACTGGGCATCCAGAAATATGTGGAATACTTCAGTTGTCTGATGAAGTATTGGCTCATAACATTTTATCACGCTTGACGCCAAGGGATGTTGCATCCATTGGATCTGTATGCAGAAGAATCCGgcaattaacaaaaaatgagCATGTAAGGAAGATGGTTTGTCAAAATGCATGGGGAAGAGAAGTCACTGGTGCATTGGAGTTGATGACTAAAAAGTTGGGCTGGGGGCGTCTGGCAAGGGAACTAACTACGCTTGAGGCTGTGTGCTGGAGGAAACTGACAGTTGGAGGAGCTGTTGAGCCTTCACGCTGCAATTTCAGTGCATGTGCAGTAGGAAATAGACTTGTATTGTTTGGAGGGGAAGGGGTAAACATGCAGCCAATGGATGACACGTTTGTTCTCAATCTGGATGCTGCAAATCCAGAGTGGCAGCGTTTTAGTGTGAAATCATCCCCACCAGGGCGCTGGGGCCACACTCTTTCTTGCCTCAAGGGTTCCTGGTTGGTGGTTTTTGGAGGATGTGGTAGGCAAGGGTTgctcaatgatgtttttgtccTGGACTTGGATGCCAAACAGCCTACTTGGAAGGAAGTTTCTGGCGGGACTCCCCCTCTACCTAGATCATGGCATAGCTCTTGCACCATAGAAGGTTCTAAGCTGGTTGTCTCAGGCGGATGTACAGATGCCGGGGTACTTCTCAGTGACACCTACATGTTGGATCTCACTACAGACAAGCCGATGTGGAGAGAGATCCCAACTTCCTGGGCACCTCCATCTCGATTAGGGCATTCCCTCTCAGTTTATGATCGGACAAAAATTCTTATGTTTGGTGGACTTGCCAACAGTGGACACTTACGACTGAGATCAGGCGAGGCCTACACCATTGACTTGGAGGATGAAGAACCGCAATGGAGGCAACTGGAGTGCAGTGCATTAACAGGCATTGGGAACCATAGTTCTGTTGTCCCCCCTCCCAGACTAGATCATGTTGCTGTTAGCATGCCCTGTGGAAGGATTATAATCTTTGGTGGTTCCATTGCTGGGCTGCACTCTCCTTCTCAGCTTTTCCTGTTGGATCCTGCTGAGGAGAAACCATCATGGAGGATTCTCAATGTTCCTGGTCAGCCACCAAAGTTTGCCTGGGGTCATAGCACCTGTGTGGTTGGAGGGACTAGGGTCCTAGTATTGGGGGGGCACACTGGGGAGGAATGGATACTAAACGAATTGCATGAGTTGTGCTTAGCAAGCAGGCAAGACTCAGAACCATGA
- the LOC133704558 gene encoding microtubule-associated protein 70-2-like — MAGVYGEGTAVLEVNGGGTATTPTPLTVSGSFKEGPKSSSRRRASVRPSFDADNEFMTLLHGSDPVKVELNRLENEVRDKDRELGEAQAEIKALRFSERLREKAVEELTDELSKVDEKLKLMESLLESKNLEIKKINDEKKASMAAQFAAEATLRRVHAAQKDDDMPPIEAILAPLEAELKLARQEIAKLQDDNKALDRLTKSKEAALIEAERTVQVALAKASMVDDLQNKNQELMKQIEICQEENKILDKMHRQKVAEVEKLTQTVRELEEAVLAGGAAANAVRDYQRKVQEMNEERKTLDRELARAKVTANRVATVVANEWKDANDKVMPVKQWLEERRFLQGEMQQLRDKLAITERTAKSEAQLKEKYQLRLKVLEESLRGSSSNNRSTPEGRGISNGPSRRQSLGGADNISKLTSNGFLSKRTQSRSLSSSTSSVLKHAKGTSKSFDGGTRSLDRSRKLLLNGAGQNHSFNQPCDGTKDTETPSPWKGNSDEKPNEFPLADTEDSVPGILYELLQKQVVALRKAGHEKDQSLKDKDDAIEMLAKKVETLTKAMEVEAKKMRREVAVMEKEVAAMRVEKEHENRAKRFSNSKGPVSATQMLPGRNVSRSGLTRSTQ; from the exons ATGGCGGGGGTTTACGGCGAGGGGACGGCGGTTCTTGAGGTTAATGGTGGAGGTACGGCCACGACGCCGACACCGCTTACTGTGTCTGGATCTTTTAAGGAAGGGCCGAAGAGCTCGTCGAGGAGGCGGGCATCGGTCAGGCCTAGCTTTGATGCAGACAACGAGTTCATGACGTTGCTTCATGGGTCGGATCCGGTTAAGGTGGAGCTTAATCGGCTTGAGAATGAAGTTAGAG ATAAGGATAGAGAGCTGGGTGAAGCACAAGCTGAGATCAAGGCGTTGAGGTTCTCTGAGAGACTTAGAGAGAAGGCTGTCGAGGAG CTCACTGATGAACTCTCGAAGGTGGACGAGAAGCTCAAGTTAATGGAATCACTTCTAGAAAGCAAA aatcttgaaataaaaaaaatcaacgatgAGAAGAAGGCCTCTATGGCAGCTCAGTTTGCTGCTGAAGCCACTCTTCGTAGAGTTCATGCTGCTCAGAAGGATGATGACATGCCTCCAATTGAAGCCATTCTTGCACCTCTGGAAGCTGAGCTTAAGCTGGCTCGCCAAGAG ATTGCAAAACTTCAAGATGATAACAAAGCATTGGATCGTCTAACAAAATCTAAAGAAGCAGCTTTAATCGAGGCTGAAAGAACAGTTCAAGTTGCCTTGGCTAAGGCCTCCATGGTGGATGATCTCCAAAATAAGAACCAGGAGTTAATGAAGCAGATAGAAATTTGTCAG gaagaaaacaaaatcttggACAAAATGCATAGACAAAAGGTTGCAGAGGTTGAAAAACTGACTCAAACTGTAAGGGAACTGGAAGAGGCTGTTCTTGCTGGTGGTGCAGCAGCAAATGCTGTGAGGGACTACCAGCGGAAAGTTCAGGAGATGAAT GAGGAAAGAAAAACTCTTGACCGGGAATTGGCCCGTGCAAAGGTAACAGCAAACAGAGTAGCCACAGTGGTAGCAAATGAGTGGAAAGATGCTAATGACAAAGTGATGCCTGTAAAACAATGGCTTGAAGAGCGTAGATTTTTGCAG GGAGAAATGCAGCAACTTCGTGACAAGCTTGCTATAACGGAGAGGACTGCAAAGTCAGAGGCACAGTTGAAA GAGAAATATCAGCTGCGTCTTAAAGTGCTTGAAGAGAGCCTAAGAGGGTCTTCAAGTAATAATCGTAGTACACCAGAGGGAAGGGGTATAAGCAATGGGCCTTCTCGTCGACAGTCCTTAGGTGGTGCTGATAACATCTCAAAATTGACCTCCAATGGCTTTTTATCCAAGAGAACTCAGTCAAGATCTTTGTCCTCTAGCACTAGTTCAGTGCTGAAGCATGCTAAAGGAACATCAAAGTCGTTTGATGGGGGCACAAGATCATTGGACAGGAGTAGGAAATTGCTCTTAAATGGGGCTGGCCAAAATCATTCATTCAACCAACCTTGTGATGGAACAAAGGACACTGAGACACCTAGTCCATGGAAAGGAAACTCGGATGAAAAGCCCAATGAATTCCCACTGGCAGATACAGAGGATAGTGTCCCTGGAATATTGTATGAATTGCTGCAAAAACAGGTCGTAGCTTTGAGGAAAGCTGGTCATGAAAAAGATCAAAGCCTCAAAGATAAGGATGATGCAATTGAG ATGTTAGCGAAGAAGGTGGAGACATTAACTAAGGCTATGGAAGTTGAGGCAAAGAAGATGAGAAGAGAAGTAGCTGTAATGGAGAAGGAGGTTGCTGCCATGCGTGTAGAGAAAGAACATGAGAATAGGGCAAAGCGGTTTAGTAATTCGAAAGGGCCTGTAAGTGCTACTCAGATGCTTCCTGGGAG AAATGTATCACGCAGCGGGTTAACACGCAGCACTCAATGA